The sequence below is a genomic window from Saccopteryx leptura isolate mSacLep1 chromosome 3, mSacLep1_pri_phased_curated, whole genome shotgun sequence.
GAGAGCCCAGGAGGGAGGTCAGGAATCAGGCCGTGGCTGCCACGCTGCAGGCACCACCAAGGCTGCCTGCCCCAGAGAAGGCACTCTTTCAGTAGACGGCCGGGCCCCGTGGCTGTGTGCATCCAGAGTACATGCCGGCTACAGCTGTGGGCCACCCACTCCTGCGTGGAGCTCCTACAGCTCTTCTGCCCTCTCTCCAGGGCACCTGCCCTGATGCCCGCCTACCTAGGACTCTGGAAGGTGACCGCATATGTTGCCAGGCCAGTCACCAAGAACACACCTAACACCCACACGGAGAACATCAAAGCAAGCACCTGCTGTACCTGCTCTGGCCGTGACCTGACCCAGAAAAGGCCATGATGACAGCCATTTGCTTCAGTGCTGTCTGTGGTCTGAGGCCTGAGCAAGTCTCCCAACCCAGGCATGTGGCACAACATGCCTGGAGAGCCAGCCCTGTGGGGCCCAGGGCTCTGACTTGAGAGCAGGTGGGCAAGCATACCTGATCAGCCCATACTGCCCGAGGCGAGCTCTGGCTGCCACCAAGTCTTCCCTGATGAAACAGAGGTGGGATCTAGTGGCCAGGGAGCAAACTCTTGAATGATAAAGGCCCATGGAGTGATCCCCACAGCCCCAGTGCCAGATGTGGCACACAGGTACCCATCTGAGACAGCCTTGAGACATGGCATGGCTGCTGCCCGCCTTGAGCCATGGTCTGGACAAGGTCAGGCAAATGCCCAACTAGCCCACCACCAACAGCAGTTTAACACAGCTCCCCAAAGAAGGCCAACAGAAAGGGGGGCTGAGTCCAGGCCAACAGGTGGTAGCCAGcaatgggccttgaccagggacgTGTAGTTTCGAGGCAGCACATGGAACCCAGCAAACCCAGCTCTGGGGCTGACCAGGCCCATCCGGACTCCCACTCTCAATGGCGCCACCCAGGATCACTGTAGGGGTGAAATGAGACCTTCCATCCAGCAGCAAGCCATTCAACACCGtctctcctgcccccacctctccctcgGGCCCCTCTCACCCCAGCTCCAGCACGGGCCCTGCTGTGCACCCACACCAACGCGCTCCATCCCGTGGCAGACCTTCCAGCAGCCAAAGCAAGTTCTAACCAGGCAGGGCTCTAGTCAGCCCTTCTAGAGCCAAGGGCTCTCCCACTGATCCCAGGTGCTGGGGCTTTCTCCAGGCCTCGAGAGAAGGAAACCATCCCGACGAGGCCCAGGACTCACTGGGAAGAATGGGGCTCAGTGTCAGTGGGCTCTCCTTGCTCTGCAGGTCATGTTCTTAGGGAAACCATGAGTAGATCCCACTAGGCCATGGGGAGGGCCAGGTCAGTGCTGACCTAGTACCTTCACTCTCCATCACAGCTGCTCAGCTTCCAGAACACTGCAGGCCGGTTTGAGCCAGCTAGGCTGAGACCTGGTCACCAGCAGCTCTGACCACAGGCAGAGTTGCAGCTCCCTGTGCTAAGCAGACCAGGAGCCGGCACTCTGTATCCTGTCATCATGCCAAGTTCAGCTCCAGCCTACTCACCAAAGGGGGGTGTGAGGATACCCCTAAATTCCCCTGGGGCCCCTAACCATGGGCTCGGCTTCCTGGACTCTCATTCAAGATCCAAAGAACCAGTTCTCCCACATGGGAGGATCAAACGTGACTGGGCAAAGAAAAGGGGTCCAGAGAGAAGACCAGTCCTGAGGAGCATGCCTGAGGCTGAAAGGCTATGAGAAGTGTCCCTCCAACTAGCAGCAGGCCAGAAGACCTGTGGCATTCCTGAGCTAGCTACTCTGGGCAGGAGCTGAACTCAGAGAGCCCAGCAGAGTGAGCTAAAGACTGGATCCACTTCCCCACCAAGGCCTTTTCTTCCTATCACTGTCATGTCGGCTTCCCCCCAAGCAACCTCCCGGCACAGCTGAGAGGATCTGGAGATCCAGAGGTTGGGGAAATGGCAACCCAGACTAGCCCCGCACGGCTTACTGCAGAAACGGCCCTCTCACCCGAGGCCCCCGGTTTGAGCAGAAGCAGGGGGGACAAGGCCCGATCAGCTAAGTCCAGCTCTTGTCATACAAAGAACCTGCTTCATTCCTCAAAAGAACTCTggagaaatgggagagagaggtgggggtgctgaggtggagagagacagacaaagcaGGAGGCAGGGCACTGTATACTAATTCTGGGGCCTGAGCGTGGCTCCCTGCTGCTATGTGGTCCGTGCTTAAGACCCACCTGGGTCAGATAGGTACCCTCCAGAACAGCCCTGAACTGGTTAAGGCCTCTGAAAACAGCCCCCATAAAAGGAGGATGGACAGACTTCCTggagcgcccgcacgtggtagcCTAGGAAGCCAGGCCTGGCGTGGGTGAGCAGGCTCATCAGGGCACAGTTTGTCCAAAAGGCACAGGGTCCGCCTGGGGAAGGGACCCAGACTGTGGGGCTGGATGCAGGTGTTTCATCCAGACCAGGGATGAAGGGgaaggaaatgggagagggaagaggagaggcgaCCCCCTCTCTCTTCAGAGTTCTTCCAGAAAAAAAGGGGGCCAAGAGAATTCTTCCCCTTGGGAGGAGGTAGGGGTGCAGGAGGAGCCCGAGGAGACAGGTTTTGGGGGGAGAGGTGGCCGGTAAAAGAACAGAGGAGCTCCTGAGTGAATAGGAGAGCTGAGAAATGCGGGGAGCGAGCTCTGAAGTGAGGGGCGGGGGCACCTGTCACCAGCTTTATCGGGGGTCAGCTTGCGAGGGGGCTGCGGAGTGTGTGGGGGCAGCTGCAAAGAGAAGAAACATCTAGAGGGGAGGCAGATTTGGATTGGGAAATACGGGGAATCGGAACAAGAAAGAAGGGGGCTCGAAGGAGGAAACAAAGTCCcgagaagagaaaaatgaggagCTTCCAAACAGACGCCGGAGTCCCGGCCGCTGGGTCCCGGATCCCGGGGCTCGGGCCTGGCTTCGGAGGAGACGTGGTGCCCGGGGCGCCGGCCGGGCCGGGTTGGGGTCGGGCCGGCGGCCCTACCTGGTACACGGAGGCCTTGGGCAGGTCCAGGCAGACGGTGCAGCACAGCACCGAGTAGAGCCGCTCCTCCAGCTTCCCgctgccagccgccgccgccgccgcctcggcCGCCTCGGCCGCCCGCAGCCGCTTCTTGGGCGGTGCGTCGGGGTCGCCGGCCGCCTCCTGCAGCTGCCGGGCGCCGGCCAGGCCCGCTTCGTCCGGCAGCCCCGGCCCCGCTGCCTCGCCCagcgccgccgccaccgccgccggcCCCGCGGCCGCCCCAGCTGACACCGCGCCGGCGGACCCCGTCGCCGGACCGCCTCCACCGGCCTCCTCTGCGCCGGACATCGCTGCGGGCCGGCCCAGCGGGTGGGTGCGCTCCCGCGGCTGGAAGTTAGGGGGGCCGCGCGCTGCTGCCGCCCTCTCGCCGCCGCCGAGACCCCCGCAGCCCCGCTCCCTGCGCCGCCGCTTCAGTGGGTCCGGCCTGCGCGTCGCCCCGCAGCCGCTGCGGCCACCGACCCCGGGGCGGCCGCCATCTTTGTTTTCGCTGcgcgctcccccacccccaccgccccccTGGGTCTTCAGGTCACGTGACCTTCGTGGGCCAATGGAAGCCCCGCCCGAGGCTAGACGTGAGGCGGCCAAAGCCAATGGGCGCGCGAAGGCCCGCCCCTGCAGAAAGTGGGCAGGCAGGGGGCGGGACCCAGGGCGACCCGTGGGGTGCGCACCTTGGGACTCCCGGAACGGGTACCGCTCTTCCGGCGGGCCTCTGGCGCGACCGGCGCGCCAGCAGGATTCTTTTTTCGGGGTGTGCCTgcatctgtccccccccccacacacacacacactcgaaCTAGTGTGCACAGGGCTCTGGTCTGGCCCACCCGACCGAGAAACCCCGGGGCCACTCCCTCACTCCTGTGTGGGTCCAGATGTGCTTTCAGAGAATGCAAGTGCAGGTACTCCTGGAGGGAGTTTCCTGACCTGATCTAACTCACTGTTCTGCCCAATCCCGTTTCCTAACCTTGGGGTAGGGAGCTGAAGAGAGGTACACTGCCGAAAGTGAGAGTCTTAGGAAATCAGGACTTGACTTGCATAGACCAGAGGACAAACAGATAGAGGTTGAGTCTGTCCTGGGAGGGGATGTGAATTTCTGGGAACAGCTGTGGTACAGACATCCCTTGTCCCCAACCCAGCCAGCAGCCCGTGAAGGTCACTACCCCAGAGGGCCACCTGCCAGGCTGGGCAAGGGTGTTCAGAATTCCACCATTTCCCTggaagagcaagctcccagtatTATGTCTTCTCAGTCCAGCGGCCAGCAGGAGACCATGCTGGGCGAGTCCCGGGCTGCTTCCAGTGCATCCTCTTCTTTTGCTCAGAATCCAGTTGCTGACCTACGAGCCTtagctcaattctttttttttttttttttagctcaattCTTGCTAAGAATGGGCCGATTCCATATTTCTGCTGAATCCCTAAGGTTTATTGGAGACCAAGCCTCTTCCTAGATCTACAACCATGGCCTGCTGAGAACCAGGCCCCCAAATATGCCTGGACCCCACCCCCTTCATTCTGGTCTAGGCAGGGTCCCACACTCCTGAGGAGGGACAGTGCCCAGACTCTGCCCCCTGACCAGTCATCCTACAGCAAGCCTACTTTGGGAGGAAGGAGAGTCTATTCCTAGAGAAGGAGGCCCCAAGAGGTATCTCCAAAAATGTCATTACTCCCATTGCAGACGCTGTATGTGCAAGGCCCGATGGTAGGCCCAGCTGCCAGCGGCCAGGACCCAGCGACAGACGTCCTCCTTTGGCAACAACAGCAGCCTGTCCTCCTCCAGCCGGCTCAGGAGGCCTGCAGCACCCAGCATCAAACCGCCCCACATTCCGTAAGTGTTGGTCGTGAAAACCGCCACAATGAGAATGGTTACTGCCACTACCAGCACCACCGCCTGACCAGCCACAGAACGGCCCTCTGCACCAAGGTGGTCACCAGCCACTGCCAGTACCATGCCTCCTCCCAGTAGTAAGTTTGCTGAGGAGCGGTCCCCATTCACCCAGTGGAAATCGAAGGCCAGAAGGGGCAGGCCAATGACAGTGGCCACCCAGGTTCCAGCAAGACAATCTTCATCTGTGCCCAGCCCTGGGGCCAGCATGGTGGCAGCAGCCAAGGCCTGGAGCAGGAAGCCAGCAGCTGCCCCTCGACTTGCCTGTCAacacagggaggggaggagatgtgGGGAAAAGAGGCCAGGACCTTCCTTTAAACAAGGAAGGTCTAGGTCTCACGCTAGCCTAGCCCCCAGACTCACCTCCCACCACCCTCTCCCTGATCCAAAGAACCGGCTATGTTCTTGGGGTTTGGGAATGGGATACGCCGATACCTGGCCCCTTTGTACTCACCTGGGCAGTGCTCACGGCTGCGCGCAGCGACACCACTCCCAGCGCCAGGTGGGACAAGGCCATGCTCCACTCACCCCACGGCTTAGGTGCCATGGTACTTCGGGCGGTAGTGAGTTTGAGGAGACAGGAAAGAGGATCCTCAACtttgaagaggaagaaggaacgAAGGAGCCGCTACTTGGAGCCCTAAGGGCGGCTCTCCAGGACTCCCACTTGAAACCCCATTTCTAAATGTTGGGGTAGGCTCATCCGAAACTTTCTTGTAGTTCTGAGGCCATTGGACACAACTGTGCGGAAGAAAAACCTATTTtgtctgagaaaagaaaaaagagaaagcggAGGGTGGCTTGGGCTGGGCAGGCGTGAGCCCTGGAACCCAAGTGGGGCGCCGGGCCTAGGGGAAAGCGGCACAGGACGTGCGCAGGCCCGCTCGGCCTGCTCCCTGCGCTCAGGGAGGTGTCGTCTTCAGAACCCAGACCGGGAGGAGCGACTGCACAGGCACCCAGGGGCGATCCAGCTGCGCGGCCCCAACGCAGCGGGAAGCGGGGGAATTAGAACCTGCCCATCGCATCACCCGCAAGGGCCCGCCTCGTCTTCCGCGCCGGGCCAGGGGAGACCCGGAACGAACCAACGAGAGGAGCGCAGGCTAGAGCGCCGGGGGCGGAGCCGGAGCGAAAGGGGCGTTTAGGAGGGCGGGgctggaggggcggggcgggtTGTGAAGGGCGGGGCTGTCAGTCGAGAGGGAGGATGCCCGCGGGCT
It includes:
- the LOC136401487 gene encoding transmembrane protein 276 isoform X2; this encodes MAPKPWGEWSMALSHLALGVVSLRAAVSTAQASRGAAAGFLLQALAAATMLAPGLGTDEDCLAGTWVATVIGLPLLAFDFHWVNGDRSSANLLLGGGMVLAVAGDHLGAEGRSVAGQAVVLVVAVTILIVAVFTTNTYGMWGGLMLGAAGLLSRLEEDRLLLLPKEDVCRWVLAAGSWAYHRALHIQRLQWE